In the Brachyhypopomus gauderio isolate BG-103 chromosome 4, BGAUD_0.2, whole genome shotgun sequence genome, one interval contains:
- the LOC143511587 gene encoding uncharacterized protein LOC143511587 → MSKELKKRAAFFSFAEQELLIHLYEEYKDVIMKKGNTSCINKAREAAWHNIADRLNVSNMSGVKRTWQQVKVKYKNILQNATRKKTAAGGGGPPVAALTPAEDLALEQNSGRLIIVGIEGGTSSDPVCPHDTQPYVKVVGGVLTLLDLPVFDNDGEIAGPSRMVQEDEDTVSACSERTQCLPVL, encoded by the exons atgtcgaaagagctgaagaaacgagcagcttttttttcttttgctgaacaggagctactCATACATCTTTATGAGGAATACAAAGacgttattatgaagaaaggcaacacgtcctgtattaataaagccagagaagctgcctggcataatattgcagacagattaaatgt aagtaacatgagcggggttaagagaacgtggcagcaggtcaaggtgaaatataaaaatatactccagaatg caaccagaaagaaaactgctgctggtggtggtgggcctcctgtagcagccctcactcctgcagaagaccttgctttagagcaaaacagcggacgcctcatcattgtgggaatcgaaggaggaacatcatctgatcctgtctgtcctcatgatacacagccttatgttaaag tggtggggggtgtgctgactcttttggaccttcctgtatttgacaatgat ggggagattgccGGACCATCCAGAATGGTAcaggaggatgaggacacagtgtctgcctgttcagaaaggacacagtgtctgcctgttctgtaa